A region from the Thauera humireducens genome encodes:
- the rlmM gene encoding 23S rRNA (cytidine(2498)-2'-O)-methyltransferase RlmM, producing MNQHTPAAGLLSSGLIGYCRAGFEKELAGELDDLAAEAGLIGYVRAQPDTGYVVFETFEPTPLGSFGNATDWRRPCFARQLLPWFARVEELPERDRATPIVEAVKASGQRFCSVVLETPDTDEAKQRSGFCKRFTEPLTKALEKAGCLRSSRTGLPVLHVLFTDATTAWLAAGQSDQCAPWPMGIPRLRMPSNAPSRSTMKLAEAFMTLLDDNERESILRAGQRAVDLGAAPGGWTWQLVHRGLRVTAIDNGPLRDSVMATEMVEHLKADGFTWRPQRAVDWMVCDMVEQPSRIASLMAEWIATGRCRYTVFNLKLPMKRRLEAVEQCRELIRKRLNSVGPFDLRIKHLYHDREEVTAFLTLKR from the coding sequence TCGCAGCCGAAGCCGGCCTGATCGGCTACGTGCGCGCCCAGCCCGATACCGGCTACGTCGTCTTCGAGACCTTCGAACCCACGCCGCTGGGCAGCTTCGGCAACGCCACGGACTGGCGCCGCCCCTGCTTCGCCCGCCAGCTGCTGCCGTGGTTCGCACGCGTCGAGGAGTTGCCCGAGCGCGATCGCGCCACCCCCATCGTCGAAGCCGTAAAGGCCTCGGGACAACGCTTCTGCAGCGTGGTGCTCGAAACCCCGGACACCGATGAAGCCAAGCAGCGTTCCGGTTTCTGCAAGCGCTTTACCGAACCCCTGACCAAGGCACTCGAGAAGGCCGGCTGCCTGCGCAGCAGCCGCACCGGCCTGCCCGTGCTGCACGTGCTGTTCACCGACGCCACCACGGCCTGGCTGGCCGCCGGACAGAGCGACCAGTGCGCGCCGTGGCCGATGGGCATCCCGCGCCTGCGCATGCCCTCGAACGCCCCCAGCCGCTCGACGATGAAGCTCGCCGAGGCCTTCATGACCCTGCTCGATGACAACGAGCGCGAGAGCATCCTGCGCGCCGGCCAGCGCGCGGTCGACCTGGGCGCGGCCCCGGGCGGCTGGACCTGGCAGCTGGTGCATCGCGGCCTGCGCGTCACTGCCATCGACAACGGTCCGCTGCGCGACAGCGTGATGGCGACCGAGATGGTGGAGCACCTGAAGGCCGACGGCTTCACCTGGCGCCCTCAGCGCGCGGTGGACTGGATGGTGTGCGACATGGTCGAACAGCCCTCGCGCATCGCCTCCCTGATGGCCGAGTGGATCGCCACCGGACGTTGCCGCTACACCGTCTTCAACCTCAAGCTGCCGATGAAGCGGCGGCTCGAGGCGGTGGAGCAATGCCGCGAGCTGATCCGCAAGCGGCTCAACAGCGTCGGCCCCTTCGACCTGCGGATCAAGCACCTGTACCACGACCGCGAGGAGGTCACGGCCTTCCTCACGCTCAAACGCTGA